Below is a window of Candidatus Thermoplasmatota archaeon DNA.
AATGACTCTAAACCGTACTTTTTACGACCTTGCTCTACAGCCGCCCTATTAATATCAATACCTTTAACTTTGTAATCATACATCCCGACAGCAATCGATAAAAACTCGCCATAAAAACAACCAACATCTAACAATTTTCCTTCTTTTATAGGTGGTTTTCTAAGAAACTGTCCCCAACTCCATCTATCATAAAATGGGATTGCCATTCTAAGTAGGTTTGGGCCGGAAAATATTGGTGCAATTTTGTATGCTTTTTTTCCTCGTAACCCTCAACAGCCATCGCTCTCATCAGCCAACTAAATAGTACATCACATGCAGGACAATGATAAATATTATATTCTCCTTTAGTGGTAGGCCAATCTGTTTTAGCCTTAGTAATAAGGAGTTTCGGAGATATTATTTGGAGGCAGATAGGACATTCCATAAATTGACCCCTCTCGAGACACCCAAATAATCCTTATCTGTTTTCGCAATATATGTATTTTTATGCTAATTATTTCTATTTACCCTAAAATAAT
It encodes the following:
- a CDS encoding class I SAM-dependent methyltransferase; the protein is MAIPFYDRWSWGQFLRKPPIKEGKLLDVGCFYGEFLSIAVGMYDYKVKGIDINRAAVEQGRKKYGLESLYPPEHLTGWSAKALRNFLTSHGF